One window from the genome of Clostridiales bacterium encodes:
- a CDS encoding triose-phosphate isomerase, producing GEVSAPMLLELGVKYVIIGHSERRQYFGETDQTVNKRVIQALKSGLIPIMCVGETEQQRLSGQTDEVNRRQLTIGLQDVSEEDAQKIVIAYEPVWAIGTGRTATEKDADETIGKKREMLSVIYSRDTAQKIRIQYGGSMNSKNAQGLMAMPQIDGGLIGGASLKAKDFSLIVKAADLQKF from the coding sequence GGGCGAGGTAAGCGCGCCTATGCTTTTGGAGCTTGGCGTAAAATATGTGATTATCGGCCACAGCGAAAGGCGTCAATATTTTGGCGAGACCGACCAGACGGTAAACAAAAGGGTCATTCAGGCGCTTAAGAGCGGGCTTATTCCCATTATGTGCGTAGGCGAGACCGAACAGCAAAGATTAAGCGGGCAGACCGACGAGGTCAACCGCCGTCAATTGACAATCGGGCTTCAAGATGTATCGGAAGAAGACGCCCAAAAGATAGTGATAGCCTACGAGCCCGTGTGGGCGATAGGCACGGGCAGGACTGCAACCGAGAAGGACGCGGACGAGACCATAGGTAAAAAAAGGGAAATGCTGAGCGTGATTTATTCACGTGACACGGCCCAAAAGATTAGAATACAATATGGCGGGAGCATGAATTCAAAAAACGCGCAAGGGCTTATGGCGATGCCCCAAATAGACGGCGGTTTGATAGGCGGCGCGAGCCTAAAGGCCAAGGACTTTAGCCTGATAGTAAAAGCCGCCGACCTTCAAAAATTTTGA